AATATACCGCCAACAAGCATTACCATATTGTCATATAGAACACCTGTAATAGCAGCTGCAATACCTGTTAACGAATTCAATAATGATATAACTACTGGCATATCGGCACCACCAATAGGAAGTACAAAAAGAATTCCGTAGACTAAACCACCTGCTAATAATCCGTAAAGCAATAATGGATTATATCCACCAGACAGTATCATAAATACAGCTAGTGCAATAAGGGCTATAAAAAACACATTATTTACAATATTGTATTGTGGAATTTTAATAACACTTTTTAAAGATCCATTTAACTTACCCCAAGCTATTAAACTTCCTGAAAAAGTAATAGCGCCTATAATTATACCAGAAACAATGGTCGTTGCTTGCATGGCACTATCTACATTTTTACTAAATTCTACTAAGCCAATAAGCGTCGCACTGGCACCTCCAAAGCCATTAAATAAAGAAACCAATTCTGGCATTTTGGTCATTTCAACTTTTACCGCAATCAACCAACCTATAATAGAACCCAGAAGAATGGCAACACCTATTAAAATATAAATGATAGTTGGCACTTCAATTTCATGAATGAAAATAGTTCCAACAATGGCAAGCCCCATACCAGCGGCAGCTATTAAATTTCCTTTTTTGGCTGTTTCTGGATGCCCAAGCTTATTTAACCCAACAACAAAAGTAATTGTAGAAATAAGATATATAACACTTAATAAAACACTCATTATTTTCTCTTTTTAAACATTTGTAACATTCTGTGAGTAACAGCAAAACCACCAACCACATTTAAAATCCCTAAAACCACTGCTAAAAAACCTAAAGTCAATGCTAAATAATCATTAGGATCTGAATGTAACATTACTAAGATAGCGCCTACTATTACAACACCACTTAAGGCATTTGCACCAGACATTAATGGTGTATGTAATACCGCTGGAATACTTTTTATGACTTCTATTCCAACAAAAATGGATAGAATAAGAATGTATGTGATTTGAATGTTGTCTTTAATAAAATCAATTAATTGAATCATACTATATTATTTTTTTCTGATGTCTCCATCCTTTACAATCAATGTTTCATCTGTAATCTCTTCTTCTAAATCCCATTTAAAATTAGTATCCTCTGTTAGATGAAGAATGAAATTATAAATGTTTTTGGCAAATAATTCGCTAGCATTGGTAGAAACACTCTCTGGTGCTATCGTACTTCCTATAACTTTAACACCATTTAATAGTATGGTTTCATCTAGCTTGCTAACCTCGCAATTACCACCTTGAGCCGCAGCTAAATCGATAATAACTGCGCCGTTTTTCATTTGTAAAACTTGTTCTTCTGTAATTAAAACAGGTGCTTTTCTACCAGGTATATTTGCAGTAGTAATAACTAAGTCTGCCTGAAATAATGATTTATTAACAGCTTCTTTTTGTCGTTTTGCATAATCTTCAGAAGCTTCTTTTGCATAACCGCCTTCAGACTCCTCCCCTTCATTATCTACTGAAATAAACTTTGCTCCTAAAGATTGTGCTTGTTCCTTAGTTTCAGAACGAATATCGGTTGCTTCAACAACAGCACCTAAACGTTTAGCAGTAGCAATGGCTTGTAAACCAGCAACACCAACGCCATAAATTAGGACTTTAGATGGCGTAATGGTTCCTGCAGCTGTCATCATTAATGGAAATATTTTAGTCATTTCATAAGCACCACGAATAACGGCTTTGTAACCTGCTAAGTTATTTTGCGAACTTAAAACATCCATATCTTGTGCTCTAGAAATTCTAGGCATAGCATCAAGTGAAAATGCTGTTGCTCCTTTAGAAGCAATAGCTTGAATGAGACTAGGATTAGATTTATGGTATAACTGACTTATTAAAACTTGTCCTTTGTCTACAAGTTTTAAATCTTCTTCATCAAAAGGATTAATTTTCAATAGAATATGCGCTTCTTTAAAAACCACACCTCTCTTTTCAACGTTCACACCTACATCTACATAATCTATGTTTTTATAAGATGAATTTGTGCCAGCTTCTTCTTCAACTATAATTTCGAAACCTTTAGCTATTAATTGTTTTGCAATATTTGGAGACATTGAAACTCGCTTTTCTCCTTTTTGAGTTTCCTTAAGGATACCTATTTTCATAGTGTCTGTTAAGTATTAAGTTGGCTAATATAACCGAAAACAAATCAAAAAAAACAGTAGAAAGTTACTTTTACGAATAGTTAATCATTCATTTATAATCATTGAAAAGACTATAAGGAAATTTGAATATTACCTAATTTTAAGTAGTGCGTATTTTTGATAAATCCATTTTATGATTTATTTAGCTATCATTTTAAAGCTTCCATATTTAACATTTAAAAAAAATATTTCAGGTAAATGCAAATCTTTCATCAGATGCTAAACTTACAGATTATGATTTAGTTGTTGAAGATTTAAAAATAGGTATTGCAGCTGATTGTGATGCAAATTTAACTGTTACTAATACTATGGATATAGATGCAACTGCCGATTGTGTTTTAAGATATAAAGGAAATTCAGAAATTATTCAACAGCATTAGATAGCCGATTCTAGAATCAAAGAAATAGATTAATTTTTAGTTTTTCTTCCTTTATACCAAACATTTAAAACCATACCGCCTATAATTAATGCGATACCTAATAGATTCCAAAACGTATAAATTTCGTTAAATAACAGAACTCCTAAACAAGCTGTAAAAATAACCTCGACGTATTTTATAGGAGCTATTAAGTTTGTGGTTGCACTTTGAAAAGCTTTGGTCATAAAAATTTGACCAATATACCCGAAAACACCTAAACTTGACAAAAACAACCATTCTGTACCTTTAGGTGTCACCCAATTACCAATTGAAAGCACGCCACCTAAAACAGTTGCAATTACCATAAAGTAATTAACAATAACTACAGGGTGCTCGCTTTTGCCTATTTTACTTATAATGACGTATACTAAACCACTAAGAATAGACGCTAGTAACACCAGTATTAATCCAGTGGTATGTATTTGAGTATCTAAGCCTTTTAATACAAGAACCCCAAAAAATGAAATAATAAAAAACAACCATTGCAAAGGTTTTATTCTTTCACGTAATAAAATAACAGCGAAAATAGCAGCAAAAATGGGTGCTAAATATCTTAATGATACAGCTGTACCAACAGATAAGTATTTAACAGACATAAAAAATAATAACATGGAAGTAGCACCTGTTATAGCTCTTAAAACAAGAAGTGTATTCTTTTTCCCGATAATGGGAATTTTATTTTTTATTAGAAATCCAAAGGTGAAGAATAAAGAACCTAAAGACCTGAAAAACACTATTTGATATGTGTTAACATCCTTTAGATACTTTACGGTAACATTCATACATGCAAATGCTAGAGTACTAAAAAGCATGTATTTTATAGCTTTTTTAACGTCCAATACCCCTAGGTTTTATAACTCGTTTAGAATTAATAAAATAAACGCCTGTTAATAATACAATTGCTGCAATTATTGATTGTGTTGTAATTTGTTCATTTAAAATCCACCAGCCTAAAATTAATGCAATAATAGGGTTAACATAAGTAGACGTTGCAACTTTTTCAGGAGACACCACCTGAAGCAAATAATTAAACGCTGTAAATGCGATAATACTACCAAATAAAATAAGTGCTAACATAGACCATTGTACATTAGAACTCCATGAAGATGGTAAAGTCCATGTTTCGCCAAAACAAACACTACCAATTGCTAACATAATACCACCAGAAAGCATTTGGTAGCCTGTATTAACAAAATAGTTTGAAGGTAAGTTTGCTTTGCCAACAAACAAACTACCATAAGCCCAACTTATCATACAAATAAAGATCATAATCATACCTGTTATTTGATTTTCTTGACTTATTAATTGTTTTTGACTTACCAAAAGATAAATACCAATAAAGCCTAAAACAACACCAATATAAGACATGGTAGAAATTTTTTTTCCTTGCAGAATTAGCATTAAAAGAAGAACCACTAAAGGTTGTGCAGAAATTTCTAAAGCGGCAAAGCCACTATCAACATATCTAAGTGACCAAACAACAATACCATTTCCAAATGTTAAAAACAAGAAGCCTGCAATAATGGTATTTTTAAATTGCTCTTTAGTGATTGAAATATTAACTTTTAAAATTTTGGCAATAATAAAAATAAGAATTCCTGCAACAATAAAGCGTATTGATGCTAGTTTAAATGGCGGTAATTCTGTAACCGCTATTTTATTAAGTAGATACGTAGAGCCCCAAATAACATATATCGCAAAAAAAGCTAATGCAATTGTAACTGTTTTTCGAGATACACTCATTTTAAAAACAAAGACTTAATGAAACAAAATTACTTAAAGAAAGATTAAATCTTTTTTACTCGAACAGCATTCATTCCTTTTTGTCCGCGTTCTAATTCGTAAGTAACTTTATCGTTTTCTTCAATAGGTTCAAGAATACCACTAACATGAACAAAATATTTTTCTTGATTGATACTATCAATAATAAAACCGAATCCTTTCGAATGATCGAAAAATGAAACTTTGCCCTCTTTGTTCGCTGGTTCTTCCTCTTCTCTATCTTCTTTTTTAGGAATTCCTAACTCAATACTTTCTGCCTCAACTTTTTCACGCATTGCTGGATCTGGAGGCGTATCAGTTAAATTTCCATTAAAGTCTACATAGGCAAATTGAATACCTTGTGGGTTTTCTTTAGCTTCCGCTTTGCGAGCTTCTTTCTTTTTTTGCTTTTCTTCCCTCTTTTTTAAGCGCTTTTTTTCTTTTTCTATTTTATTAAATGTTACTTGTGACTTAGCCATTGTTTATGTAAAAGTGATTTAAAATTTTTAGAACGTAAAGATACGCCTTATTTTAAGGATGGAATAATAATATTTAAGCTAAATTACACTGTCTGCTATTCTTCTGGCGGATAACCAAAAATTTCTTCGAAAACCTCATCAAAATTTGAACGCAAATAGGCATTTAATTTTTTTCTATAATCGCCTTTTAACCATTCAACAAAATTAAAAGTACTTTTACTGATGCATTTAGTATAGCGTTGTATTCTAAAGTCTATATCATCTCCTAACATTTTAGCTAAAGCTAGGGCATCATAAACATCTTCACTATTTTCAATACATATTTTGGCATGTTGCGCTATAGAACGCTCTAAAACAACTTTTGATGATTCTCCGTTTCTTATAGAGCTTACATAGGTTTTTTGAATATCGAAGTAAACATCCTTAGATTTCGAAAACTCAGCACGTAATTCGTCTGGCATTTCATATCTAAAATTACTTTCTAAATCTTCATCACTTAAAATAGCATCTAAATAATAATTAGGTGATCTAAAAATACGTTGCCAATCTAAATCATCACCCCATGGTCCAAAACGATGAAAATTATTTCCTAAATCAAGTACACTAAATGTTTTCTTACTTTCTAATACACGCGATCCACGACCAATCATTTGATAATAAAGCGTTAACGATTTTGTCGCTCTATTTAAAATAATACAATCTACTGTTGGTTCATCAAAACCAGTAGTTAAAATACTAACCGATGTTAATATAGCATCGGGTGTTTTTTTAAACCACTTAAGTATAAGTGCACGCTCTTTTTTACTGTTGGTATTATCTAAGTGAGCAATAGGATACCCTGCTCTTTTAAACGTATCATATACATGAAGCGATGTATTAATACCATTATTAAATATTAATGTTTTCTTACCTTTTGCACGTTCTTCATAAGCCTGTAATAGCTTAGAAAGCATGTCGTTGGCAGTATACAGATCTTCAGAAGATTTTACGGTATAATCACCATTAGCTCCTACTACCAATGAAGTTAAACCCACATTATATGAAAACATTTCAGCCCGTGCTAAAAATCCGTTTTCAATTAA
The nucleotide sequence above comes from Flavobacteriaceae bacterium HL-DH10. Encoded proteins:
- a CDS encoding Re/Si-specific NAD(P)(+) transhydrogenase subunit alpha — translated: MKIGILKETQKGEKRVSMSPNIAKQLIAKGFEIIVEEEAGTNSSYKNIDYVDVGVNVEKRGVVFKEAHILLKINPFDEEDLKLVDKGQVLISQLYHKSNPSLIQAIASKGATAFSLDAMPRISRAQDMDVLSSQNNLAGYKAVIRGAYEMTKIFPLMMTAAGTITPSKVLIYGVGVAGLQAIATAKRLGAVVEATDIRSETKEQAQSLGAKFISVDNEGEESEGGYAKEASEDYAKRQKEAVNKSLFQADLVITTANIPGRKAPVLITEEQVLQMKNGAVIIDLAAAQGGNCEVSKLDETILLNGVKVIGSTIAPESVSTNASELFAKNIYNFILHLTEDTNFKWDLEEEITDETLIVKDGDIRKK
- a CDS encoding cold shock domain-containing protein, producing the protein MAKSQVTFNKIEKEKKRLKKREEKQKKKEARKAEAKENPQGIQFAYVDFNGNLTDTPPDPAMREKVEAESIELGIPKKEDREEEEPANKEGKVSFFDHSKGFGFIIDSINQEKYFVHVSGILEPIEENDKVTYELERGQKGMNAVRVKKI
- a CDS encoding DMT family transporter; protein product: MDVKKAIKYMLFSTLAFACMNVTVKYLKDVNTYQIVFFRSLGSLFFTFGFLIKNKIPIIGKKNTLLVLRAITGATSMLLFFMSVKYLSVGTAVSLRYLAPIFAAIFAVILLRERIKPLQWLFFIISFFGVLVLKGLDTQIHTTGLILVLLASILSGLVYVIISKIGKSEHPVVIVNYFMVIATVLGGVLSIGNWVTPKGTEWLFLSSLGVFGYIGQIFMTKAFQSATTNLIAPIKYVEVIFTACLGVLLFNEIYTFWNLLGIALIIGGMVLNVWYKGRKTKN
- a CDS encoding EamA family transporter gives rise to the protein MSVSRKTVTIALAFFAIYVIWGSTYLLNKIAVTELPPFKLASIRFIVAGILIFIIAKILKVNISITKEQFKNTIIAGFLFLTFGNGIVVWSLRYVDSGFAALEISAQPLVVLLLMLILQGKKISTMSYIGVVLGFIGIYLLVSQKQLISQENQITGMIMIFICMISWAYGSLFVGKANLPSNYFVNTGYQMLSGGIMLAIGSVCFGETWTLPSSWSSNVQWSMLALILFGSIIAFTAFNYLLQVVSPEKVATSTYVNPIIALILGWWILNEQITTQSIIAAIVLLTGVYFINSKRVIKPRGIGR
- a CDS encoding NAD(P) transhydrogenase subunit alpha; this encodes MIQLIDFIKDNIQITYILILSIFVGIEVIKSIPAVLHTPLMSGANALSGVVIVGAILVMLHSDPNDYLALTLGFLAVVLGILNVVGGFAVTHRMLQMFKKRK
- a CDS encoding DEAD/DEAH box helicase; this translates as MSISQTELEERKEGKDLYSYQKGAIDKIFTAFEESPDDYHLLYQLPTGGGKTVIFSEIVRQYLKHHKKKVLVMTHRIELCKQTSKVLTEFGVHNKVVDSKADLSDQAEYSCFVAMVETLNNRLNDDKLDISDIGLVIIDEAHYNSFTKLFKFFSQSFILGVTATPLSSSMELPMTDNYDELIVGESIESLIENGFLARAEMFSYNVGLTSLVVGANGDYTVKSSEDLYTANDMLSKLLQAYEERAKGKKTLIFNNGINTSLHVYDTFKRAGYPIAHLDNTNSKKERALILKWFKKTPDAILTSVSILTTGFDEPTVDCIILNRATKSLTLYYQMIGRGSRVLESKKTFSVLDLGNNFHRFGPWGDDLDWQRIFRSPNYYLDAILSDEDLESNFRYEMPDELRAEFSKSKDVYFDIQKTYVSSIRNGESSKVVLERSIAQHAKICIENSEDVYDALALAKMLGDDIDFRIQRYTKCISKSTFNFVEWLKGDYRKKLNAYLRSNFDEVFEEIFGYPPEE
- a CDS encoding NAD(P)(+) transhydrogenase (Re/Si-specific) subunit beta, yielding MSVLLSVIYLISTITFVVGLNKLGHPETAKKGNLIAAAGMGLAIVGTIFIHEIEVPTIIYILIGVAILLGSIIGWLIAVKVEMTKMPELVSLFNGFGGASATLIGLVEFSKNVDSAMQATTIVSGIIIGAITFSGSLIAWGKLNGSLKSVIKIPQYNIVNNVFFIALIALAVFMILSGGYNPLLLYGLLAGGLVYGILFVLPIGGADMPVVISLLNSLTGIAAAITGVLYDNMVMLVGGILVGSAGIILTIAMCKAMNRTLASVIFGSFTATAGVAGSNKSLGTIKSTNASDAAIMMNYATNVIIVPGYGLAVAQAQHVIHELEEILTGKGVNVKYAIHPVAGRMPGHMNVLLAESNVDYGLLIEMDDINPQFNNADVVLVVGANDVVNPAAHNDPASPIYGMPILDVENAKHIVVNKRSMNAGYAGIENELFYNSKTSMLFGDAKAALTDLVSELKNM